In Comamonadaceae bacterium OS-1, a single window of DNA contains:
- the rsmI_1 gene encoding ribosomal RNA small subunit methyltransferase I, giving the protein MKPGKLYLVPAPLDFGCATLTPLEDVMPLGTLRVAARLQHWVCENAKTTRAYLKRVDALVPLAQPLQALQIQELPREVHKKGDHSGNFDAKPLLAAALQGADIGLVSEAGMPAVADPGSSVVRAAHELGLEVVVLVGPVSLLLALAASGLNGQNFAFVGYVPQAEPERGQKIRELETLALKTGQTQIFIETPYRNASLLQGLLQTLQQNTRLAVSSGMTLAEPRTVSDTVKGWRQKNKAGLVTDQPAVFAIGR; this is encoded by the coding sequence ATGAAGCCCGGAAAACTCTACCTGGTCCCCGCGCCGCTGGACTTTGGCTGCGCCACGCTGACCCCACTGGAAGACGTGATGCCGCTGGGCACCCTGCGCGTAGCCGCCCGCCTGCAGCACTGGGTGTGTGAAAACGCCAAAACCACCCGCGCCTACCTGAAGCGGGTAGACGCACTGGTGCCCCTGGCCCAACCCCTCCAGGCCCTGCAGATCCAGGAGCTGCCGCGCGAAGTGCACAAAAAAGGCGACCACAGCGGCAACTTCGATGCCAAACCGCTGCTGGCCGCCGCCCTGCAGGGCGCAGACATCGGCCTGGTCAGCGAAGCAGGCATGCCTGCGGTGGCCGACCCGGGGTCATCGGTCGTGCGTGCCGCGCACGAGCTGGGGCTGGAGGTGGTGGTGTTGGTGGGCCCGGTGTCGCTGCTGCTGGCGTTGGCGGCCAGCGGCCTCAATGGGCAGAACTTTGCGTTTGTCGGCTACGTGCCCCAGGCCGAGCCGGAACGGGGTCAGAAAATCCGCGAACTCGAAACGCTGGCGCTGAAGACCGGACAGACCCAGATATTTATCGAAACACCCTACCGCAACGCGTCCCTCTTGCAGGGACTGCTACAAACTTTGCAGCAAAACACGCGTTTGGCCGTCAGCAGCGGAATGACCCTGGCCGAGCCCCGCACGGTGAGCGACACCGTGAAAGGCTGGCGGCAAAAAAACAAGGCGGGTCTGGTCACTGACCAGCCCGCCGTGTTCGCGATTGGACGCTAG
- the rpmF gene encoding 50S ribosomal protein L32 — MAVQQNKKSPSKRGMHRSHNALNVPGIAVESTTGETHLRHHISPNGFYRGRQVLKNKSEA, encoded by the coding sequence ATGGCCGTCCAACAGAACAAAAAGTCCCCTTCCAAGCGCGGTATGCACCGTTCGCACAACGCACTGAACGTGCCCGGCATCGCAGTGGAATCCACCACCGGTGAAACCCACCTGCGCCACCACATCAGCCCCAACGGTTTCTACCGTGGCCGCCAGGTGCTGAAAAACAAATCTGAAGCCTGA
- a CDS encoding 5'-nucleotidase, whose amino-acid sequence MAGRQFDLIAFDWDGTLFDSTAIITRSIQEAVRDVGGTVPSDAAASYVIGMDLIPALAHAAPDVPVSQHAALGARFNHHYRVHQHDISLFAGVLPMLAALKARQHCLAVATGKSRRGLDETLRAVELHGLFDGSRTADETLGKPHPRMLQELMREFGVAPERTLMVGDTTHDLQMATNAGCASVGVGYGAHGTEAFAALQPLFVAHSVAELHAWLLAHG is encoded by the coding sequence TTGGGACGGTACGCTGTTCGACTCCACGGCCATCATCACCCGTAGCATCCAGGAGGCGGTGCGCGACGTGGGCGGTACCGTGCCTAGCGATGCGGCCGCCTCGTACGTGATCGGCATGGACCTGATCCCCGCATTGGCCCATGCGGCACCCGATGTGCCCGTCTCCCAGCACGCAGCGCTGGGCGCGCGGTTCAACCACCATTACCGGGTGCACCAGCACGACATCAGCCTGTTCGCCGGGGTGCTGCCCATGCTGGCCGCGCTCAAGGCCCGCCAGCACTGCCTGGCGGTGGCCACCGGCAAGTCGCGCCGCGGCCTGGACGAAACCTTGCGGGCGGTGGAACTGCACGGCCTGTTTGACGGCTCCCGCACTGCCGACGAGACTCTGGGTAAGCCGCATCCGCGCATGCTGCAGGAGCTGATGCGCGAGTTCGGCGTGGCCCCCGAGCGCACCCTGATGGTGGGCGACACCACGCACGACCTGCAGATGGCTACCAACGCAGGCTGCGCCAGTGTGGGTGTGGGCTATGGCGCCCATGGCACCGAGGCGTTTGCTGCGCTACAGCCGCTATTTGTGGCCCATTCCGTAGCCGAGCTGCATGCCTGGTTGCTGGCACACGGCTGA
- the yceF gene encoding 7-methyl-GTP pyrophosphatase, giving the protein MHSPLPSPPPRALVLGSTSRYRNELLQRLRIPFEVAAPDVDETPLAGESPRDLALRLSLAKARAVAARFPQAVVIGSDQVADLHGEPLGKPGNHANAVAQLRRMRGHTVVFQTALSVVCLDTGFAQSALAPVQVRFRELSDAEIETYLRAEQPYDCAGSAKSEGLGISLLDSIDSDDPTALIGLPLIRTCQLLRAAGVVLL; this is encoded by the coding sequence ATGCACTCCCCCTTGCCCTCCCCTCCCCCCCGCGCCCTGGTACTCGGCTCGACTTCGCGCTACCGAAACGAGCTGCTGCAACGCCTGCGCATCCCCTTTGAAGTAGCCGCACCCGACGTGGATGAAACCCCGCTGGCCGGTGAATCGCCCAGAGACCTGGCCCTGCGCCTGTCGCTGGCCAAAGCCCGGGCCGTGGCCGCCCGCTTTCCGCAGGCCGTGGTCATCGGCTCCGACCAGGTGGCCGATTTGCACGGCGAGCCGCTAGGCAAACCCGGCAACCACGCCAACGCCGTGGCGCAATTGCGCCGGATGCGCGGCCACACCGTGGTGTTTCAGACCGCGCTGTCGGTGGTGTGCCTGGACACCGGCTTTGCCCAAAGCGCACTGGCCCCGGTGCAGGTGCGGTTTCGCGAGCTCAGCGATGCCGAAATCGAAACCTATCTGCGGGCCGAACAACCCTATGACTGCGCGGGCAGCGCCAAAAGCGAAGGCCTGGGCATCAGTCTGCTCGACAGCATCGACAGCGACGACCCCACCGCCCTGATCGGCCTGCCGCTGATCCGCACCTGCCAATTGCTGCGCGCTGCCGGGGTGGTGTTGCTATGA